From a single Streptomyces liliifuscus genomic region:
- a CDS encoding TetR/AcrR family transcriptional regulator, which yields MNPGAQHPDAPAAQPVRSDVERNRGRIIAAARTVFGRDGLSASMASVARETGVGIATVFRHFPTKEALVAAVFADRMDAYADAVATALDDPDPWHGFTGYIEAACAMQAADNGFADVLTMTFPTAKAMEQRRNEAYEGMVRLIGRAKGTGRLREDFDPSDLVLLHMANLGVVNACGDAAPDAWRRVVALMIQSFEAPARAPLPASPEHDALYRAMLRAVPAGDTAQKPERNG from the coding sequence ATGAACCCTGGCGCCCAGCACCCCGACGCCCCCGCCGCCCAGCCTGTGCGCAGTGACGTCGAGCGCAACCGCGGCAGGATCATCGCCGCCGCGCGCACCGTGTTCGGACGCGACGGCCTCAGCGCCTCCATGGCCTCCGTGGCCCGCGAGACAGGCGTCGGCATCGCCACCGTCTTCCGGCACTTCCCCACGAAGGAGGCGCTGGTCGCAGCCGTCTTCGCCGACCGGATGGACGCCTACGCCGATGCGGTCGCCACCGCCCTCGACGACCCGGACCCCTGGCACGGTTTCACCGGCTACATCGAGGCCGCCTGCGCCATGCAGGCCGCCGACAACGGCTTCGCCGACGTCCTGACCATGACCTTCCCCACCGCCAAGGCCATGGAACAGCGCCGGAACGAGGCGTACGAGGGCATGGTGCGGCTCATCGGCCGCGCCAAGGGCACGGGACGGCTGCGCGAGGACTTCGACCCCTCGGACCTGGTGCTGCTGCACATGGCCAACCTCGGTGTCGTCAACGCCTGCGGCGACGCCGCCCCCGACGCCTGGCGACGTGTCGTCGCCCTCATGATCCAGTCCTTCGAGGCCCCGGCCCGGGCCCCCCTTCCCGCCTCACCCGAGCACGACGCCCTCTACAGGGCCATGCTCCGCGCCGTCCCGGCGGGCGACACCGCACAGAAGCCGGAGCGGAACGGCTGA
- a CDS encoding SDR family NAD(P)-dependent oxidoreductase: MTSIAIVGAGPQLGLTIARTFGSQGFDVALISRNRAKLDGLVGELAAEGINAGAFPADILDRNALTQALKDAAVQFGGIDVLEYSPVGTFGITALTAPAETEPSHVEFEMNFQLYGAIAATQAVLPAMREAGAGTLLYTTGAGSIWPDPRVANVNAAAAALRNWAMNLHKELADAGTGIQAAHVGIDASIGVSVIPGVEAARPEQIAPLYWELHTTRRDEAELVFKLDAEGFPRG; this comes from the coding sequence GTGACCAGCATCGCCATCGTCGGAGCCGGCCCCCAGCTGGGCCTGACCATCGCCCGTACCTTCGGCTCCCAGGGCTTCGACGTCGCCCTGATCTCCCGCAACCGCGCCAAGCTCGACGGTCTCGTCGGCGAGCTCGCCGCCGAAGGCATCAACGCGGGCGCGTTCCCCGCGGACATACTCGACCGGAACGCGCTCACCCAGGCGCTGAAGGACGCTGCCGTCCAGTTCGGCGGGATCGACGTCCTGGAGTACTCGCCGGTGGGAACGTTCGGGATCACCGCGCTGACCGCACCGGCCGAGACGGAACCGTCTCACGTGGAGTTCGAGATGAACTTCCAGCTGTACGGGGCCATCGCCGCGACCCAGGCGGTGCTGCCCGCGATGCGCGAGGCCGGCGCGGGCACCCTGCTCTACACCACCGGCGCCGGCTCGATCTGGCCCGACCCGCGGGTCGCCAACGTCAACGCCGCCGCGGCGGCGCTGCGCAACTGGGCGATGAACCTGCACAAGGAGCTGGCCGACGCCGGCACCGGCATCCAGGCCGCCCACGTGGGCATCGACGCGTCGATCGGCGTCTCTGTCATCCCCGGCGTGGAGGCGGCCCGGCCCGAGCAGATCGCCCCGCTCTACTGGGAGTTGCACACCACCAGGCGCGACGAGGCCGAGCTCGTCTTCAAGCTCGACGCCGAGGGCTTCCCCCGCGGCTGA
- a CDS encoding fused MFS/spermidine synthase, with amino-acid sequence MSGSSSSSVAEGSPRSQGLGPRAAAGLVFGASAAVLVVEIVALRLLAPYLGLTLETSTMVIGIALTAIALGSWLGGVIADQVDPRRLIGPSLGVSGAVVALTPAVLRTTAEWAPAVLLLIAALTILVPGALLSAVTPIVTKLRLTSLAETGTVVGRLSGVGTVGAIFGTVLTGFVLVSRLSVSGILIGLGTLLVVGAALVEWRTRGWSGTPALTLVVVAGGLATTVAPGACDTETKYHCARVVADPDRGSGRTLVLDGLRHSYVDLDDPTFLEFAYVRAIASVVDAAFPQDEPLTAHHLGGGGLTFPRYLAATRPGTRSRVSEIDSGVVRINREQLGLGPGAGIDVRAEDGRLGLRRLDAGSRDLVVGDAFGGVSVPWHLTTVEAMTDVRRVLDEDGLYVANLIDHGGMDFARAEVATLGETFEHVAVVGEPADIGLAPAVAPEGGNLVVLASDRPVDLRATQEALNSRRTGWKISTGDDLTSWIGDAQLLTDDYAPVDQLLQPSGTRSSR; translated from the coding sequence GTGAGTGGATCGTCGTCCTCGTCTGTTGCTGAGGGGTCGCCTCGTAGTCAGGGGCTGGGGCCCCGGGCCGCTGCCGGGCTGGTGTTCGGGGCCTCGGCGGCGGTTCTTGTGGTGGAGATCGTCGCTCTGCGGTTGTTGGCTCCCTATCTGGGGCTCACTCTTGAGACCAGCACGATGGTGATCGGTATCGCTCTCACGGCGATCGCCCTCGGGTCGTGGCTGGGTGGGGTCATCGCCGACCAGGTCGATCCGCGTCGGCTCATAGGTCCCTCGCTCGGGGTGTCGGGGGCGGTCGTGGCGCTCACCCCCGCCGTGCTGCGTACCACCGCGGAGTGGGCACCGGCGGTGCTGCTGCTGATCGCGGCGCTGACCATACTCGTGCCGGGCGCGCTGCTTTCCGCGGTGACGCCGATCGTGACGAAGTTACGTCTCACCAGCCTCGCCGAGACCGGAACGGTGGTCGGCCGGCTGTCCGGCGTCGGTACCGTCGGTGCCATCTTCGGCACCGTCCTCACCGGCTTCGTACTCGTGTCACGGTTGTCGGTCAGCGGCATTCTGATCGGCCTCGGCACCCTGCTCGTGGTCGGCGCGGCGCTGGTCGAGTGGCGGACGCGCGGGTGGAGCGGCACCCCCGCCCTCACCCTCGTGGTCGTGGCCGGCGGCCTCGCCACCACGGTCGCGCCCGGTGCCTGCGACACGGAGACCAAGTACCACTGCGCCCGGGTCGTCGCGGACCCCGATCGCGGCAGCGGGCGCACACTCGTGCTGGACGGCCTGCGGCACTCCTACGTCGACCTCGACGACCCGACGTTCCTGGAGTTCGCGTACGTGCGCGCCATCGCGTCCGTGGTCGATGCCGCCTTTCCCCAGGACGAGCCACTGACCGCCCACCACCTGGGCGGCGGCGGGCTCACCTTTCCCCGCTACCTGGCGGCCACCCGGCCCGGGACACGCAGCCGGGTGTCCGAGATCGACAGCGGGGTCGTACGCATCAATCGCGAGCAGCTCGGTCTGGGGCCGGGCGCCGGTATAGACGTACGCGCCGAGGACGGCAGGCTCGGTCTGCGGCGGCTGGACGCCGGCAGTCGTGACCTCGTCGTCGGCGACGCGTTCGGGGGCGTCAGCGTGCCGTGGCACCTCACCACCGTGGAAGCGATGACGGACGTACGGCGAGTGCTCGACGAGGACGGCCTGTACGTCGCCAACCTCATCGACCACGGCGGTATGGACTTCGCACGTGCCGAAGTGGCCACCCTCGGCGAGACCTTCGAGCATGTGGCCGTCGTCGGTGAACCCGCCGATATCGGGCTCGCCCCGGCCGTCGCCCCCGAGGGCGGCAATCTGGTGGTGCTCGCCTCCGACCGGCCGGTCGACCTTCGCGCGACCCAGGAGGCGCTGAACTCCCGGCGGACCGGCTGGAAGATCTCCACCGGCGACGACCTCACCTCCTGGATCGGCGACGCCCAACTGCTCACCGACGACTACGCACCCGTCGACCAACTCCTCCAGCCCTCCGGCACACGGAGCAGCCGGTGA
- a CDS encoding PIG-L family deacetylase, whose translation MSDRPLTLMAVHAHPDDEATGTGGVLARYAAEGIRTVLVTCTDGGCGDGPGGVKPGDPGHDPAAVASMRRQELKESCDVLKISELETLDYADSGMMGWPSNDAPGSFWQTPVEEGAARLAELMRHYRPDVVVTYDENGFYGHPDHIQAHRITMAALEMTGLTPKVYWTTMPRSGMRRFGEIMRELHPDMPEPDPAEAAAMAEIGLPDDEITTWVDTLAFSDQKFDALAAHASQGENIFFLKMGKESFGELMGMETFVRVQDTTGAAVPENDLFAGLR comes from the coding sequence ATGTCTGACCGACCCCTGACACTCATGGCCGTGCACGCCCACCCCGACGACGAGGCCACGGGGACCGGAGGGGTTCTCGCGCGGTACGCGGCGGAAGGCATCCGCACGGTTCTCGTGACATGTACCGACGGCGGTTGCGGGGATGGACCGGGGGGTGTCAAGCCGGGCGATCCCGGGCACGATCCGGCGGCCGTCGCCTCGATGCGCCGTCAGGAGCTCAAGGAGAGCTGTGACGTCCTGAAGATCAGCGAACTGGAGACGCTGGACTACGCCGACTCCGGGATGATGGGCTGGCCGAGCAACGACGCCCCCGGCTCCTTCTGGCAGACCCCTGTCGAGGAGGGTGCCGCCAGGCTGGCGGAACTCATGCGGCACTACCGGCCCGATGTGGTCGTCACCTACGACGAGAACGGCTTCTACGGCCACCCCGACCACATCCAGGCCCACCGCATCACGATGGCGGCGCTGGAGATGACCGGGCTGACCCCGAAGGTGTACTGGACGACGATGCCCCGCTCGGGCATGCGGCGGTTCGGCGAGATCATGCGCGAGCTTCATCCGGACATGCCTGAGCCGGATCCCGCCGAGGCCGCCGCGATGGCCGAGATCGGCCTCCCCGACGACGAGATCACCACGTGGGTGGACACCCTCGCCTTCAGCGATCAGAAGTTCGACGCCCTGGCCGCACACGCCAGCCAGGGCGAGAACATCTTCTTCCTCAAGATGGGCAAGGAGAGCTTCGGCGAGCTGATGGGCATGGAGACCTTCGTACGCGTCCAGGACACCACCGGCGCGGCCGTCCCCGAGAACGACCTCTTCGCCGGACTGCGCTGA
- a CDS encoding lipoprotein: MRRTLLTPLLALALTGCSFLGVTWLSKLPGMREKTDPRFLLTPVVVGSGWRERPRERCLTRFHMHFSSRP; the protein is encoded by the coding sequence ATGCGCCGCACGCTTCTCACGCCCCTGCTGGCGCTTGCCCTGACCGGATGCTCGTTCCTCGGCGTCACCTGGCTTTCCAAGCTCCCAGGGATGCGCGAGAAGACCGACCCGAGATTTCTGTTAACCCCTGTAGTCGTTGGTTCCGGCTGGAGGGAGCGGCCACGTGAACGTTGTCTGACCCGTTTTCACATGCATTTTTCGTCTCGTCCGTGA
- a CDS encoding N-6 DNA methylase — MKRPAVSNWARRHKDFPTPVRSGDTELFHEAEITRWLTDRTIPQSQLLEGEQAGTTFADRFRRTGGDRSSAVPRAVGSSTQRIGTEDKKAVDQLMGPLADRVRGPATMADFVNLCLIVMYARHAEPERWRRIEDVMSAGQGARDVQSLLRCLGDMAQDTLRRNGDRTDMRGSLLQLEPRSWDDLTTAVRTAAGTGAGAFQLVWESFSAREGLQSSEFCSPVGLASLSAALVLTPGLKTTVLDPYTRGGEMLAAAHHHIGGARETLYGETLDGRLQAVASLYLLHLGVRPKLTSTRSDRWPPNREHGVDVVLTNPPFNMSDAPGPGRRTGNWSYGSPPQGNDNFAWVQYVLGALVPDGRAVVVMPVKAGNSVNAAEREIRRALVRRCAVECVITVPSHLFSATPVPVSLWVLRRAENPSREGILFVDAQELGTKVRRRRVLRDTDRDAITAVVRPWLDGERCPDSEYAVRAAERGFSAVVVAREVVADEGCSLRPADYLGSGTYGAAPTTAALLEAGDAVAEHTDRLCAPERWARETGHGYRTGSGPGGWNEALLKDLCDIQPGPSYTRLPAAARTADAGVPLVFPQDLVDGRIVDETRDRVPWRTAERFKKFELLPDDIVCVRTGAQQQPALVSGTQAGWLLSSNVTRLRVLRDAEIDSLYLHAYLGLRYAREWMSNRAAATAAPSLSSAALGHLPVRFPPIGQQRLSMDLLGELDRHADAYASFVSALGRLRAELAEHLLHGSVEPL; from the coding sequence GTGAAGCGTCCGGCAGTGTCGAACTGGGCCCGGCGGCACAAGGACTTCCCCACTCCCGTGCGCTCCGGCGATACGGAGCTCTTCCACGAGGCCGAGATCACGCGATGGCTGACGGACCGCACCATTCCTCAGTCGCAGTTGCTCGAAGGGGAGCAGGCGGGAACCACCTTCGCCGACCGATTCCGCCGGACCGGAGGCGACCGGTCGTCTGCGGTGCCGAGAGCCGTAGGGAGCAGCACTCAGCGCATCGGGACCGAGGACAAGAAGGCAGTCGACCAGCTGATGGGCCCGCTCGCGGACCGGGTCCGAGGTCCGGCGACGATGGCGGACTTCGTGAATCTCTGTCTCATCGTGATGTACGCACGACATGCGGAACCGGAGCGGTGGCGCCGGATCGAGGACGTCATGTCGGCAGGCCAAGGGGCCCGAGATGTGCAGTCGCTGCTCCGGTGCCTCGGTGACATGGCGCAGGACACGCTGCGCCGGAACGGCGACCGCACCGACATGCGCGGCAGCCTGCTGCAACTGGAACCGCGGAGCTGGGACGACCTCACCACGGCAGTACGGACGGCGGCGGGCACGGGCGCCGGCGCGTTTCAGCTCGTCTGGGAGTCCTTCAGCGCCCGGGAAGGGCTGCAGAGCTCGGAGTTCTGCAGCCCGGTGGGTCTGGCCTCGTTGTCCGCGGCACTCGTACTGACCCCGGGACTGAAGACCACGGTGCTCGACCCCTACACGAGAGGGGGAGAGATGCTGGCAGCTGCGCACCACCACATCGGAGGCGCGCGTGAGACCTTGTACGGCGAGACCCTCGACGGCCGGCTGCAAGCGGTCGCGAGTCTGTACCTTCTCCACCTCGGCGTACGGCCCAAGCTGACCAGCACCCGGTCCGACCGATGGCCACCGAACCGTGAACACGGTGTCGACGTGGTGCTGACGAACCCTCCGTTCAACATGAGCGACGCACCCGGCCCCGGGCGCCGGACGGGAAACTGGTCGTACGGATCACCGCCACAGGGCAATGACAATTTCGCCTGGGTGCAGTACGTCCTCGGCGCGCTGGTACCCGATGGGCGGGCAGTGGTGGTTATGCCGGTCAAGGCGGGCAACTCGGTGAACGCCGCCGAGCGCGAGATCCGCCGCGCCCTTGTCCGCAGGTGCGCTGTGGAGTGCGTCATCACGGTGCCATCCCATCTGTTCTCCGCGACGCCCGTGCCGGTGTCCCTGTGGGTTCTGCGACGAGCGGAGAATCCGTCGAGGGAAGGCATCCTGTTCGTCGACGCCCAGGAGTTGGGAACGAAGGTCCGACGCCGACGCGTGCTGCGAGACACGGATCGCGACGCGATCACGGCAGTGGTCCGCCCCTGGCTGGATGGGGAACGGTGCCCGGACAGCGAGTACGCGGTACGTGCTGCCGAGCGAGGCTTCTCCGCTGTCGTCGTGGCCCGTGAGGTCGTCGCCGACGAAGGGTGTTCACTCCGCCCTGCCGACTATCTGGGGAGCGGGACCTACGGCGCCGCTCCCACCACGGCCGCATTGCTCGAAGCCGGCGACGCGGTGGCGGAGCACACGGACAGGCTGTGTGCGCCGGAGCGGTGGGCGAGGGAAACGGGGCACGGCTACCGCACGGGTTCGGGACCCGGCGGCTGGAACGAGGCACTGCTCAAGGACCTGTGCGACATTCAACCCGGGCCGTCGTACACCCGCCTACCAGCGGCGGCACGCACGGCGGATGCCGGTGTTCCGCTCGTCTTCCCGCAGGATCTCGTTGACGGGAGGATCGTGGACGAAACCCGGGATCGCGTGCCGTGGCGGACGGCCGAGCGCTTCAAGAAGTTCGAACTGCTCCCGGACGACATCGTCTGCGTACGCACAGGCGCGCAGCAACAACCCGCGCTGGTCTCCGGCACGCAGGCCGGATGGCTGCTCAGCTCGAACGTGACGCGTCTGCGCGTACTCCGGGACGCCGAGATCGACTCCCTGTACCTCCACGCCTACCTGGGCCTCCGGTACGCGCGCGAGTGGATGTCCAACCGCGCAGCGGCCACGGCAGCCCCGTCGCTGAGCTCCGCGGCTCTGGGCCACCTTCCCGTGCGCTTTCCGCCGATCGGGCAGCAGCGGCTGAGCATGGATCTTCTCGGTGAACTCGACCGACACGCTGACGCGTACGCCTCGTTCGTCTCGGCACTTGGCCGACTGCGGGCCGAACTCGCCGAACACCTGCTGCACGGCTCGGTCGAGCCACTGTGA
- a CDS encoding ribbon-helix-helix domain-containing protein codes for MSMKRTNVYADPEDLAIIKEAAKRRGISEAEIIRQGIHLAAMANRVWDEPLFSRTFEGSGRTQTKAEVRDAVADAVCRETDPGTAA; via the coding sequence ATGTCCATGAAGCGTACGAACGTCTATGCCGACCCCGAAGACCTGGCGATCATCAAGGAGGCGGCCAAGCGGAGGGGCATAAGCGAGGCTGAGATCATCCGACAGGGGATCCACCTCGCGGCCATGGCGAATCGAGTCTGGGACGAGCCCCTTTTCTCGCGGACGTTCGAGGGGTCGGGGCGTACGCAGACCAAGGCTGAGGTCCGTGACGCGGTCGCCGACGCGGTCTGCCGCGAGACAGACCCCGGAACTGCCGCGTGA
- a CDS encoding PIN domain-containing protein, with amino-acid sequence MIIVIADTSGLLAALDLAHAEHGAANEAIMAAGLLVMSPLLLAELDHVATRELGRAAAVSAIDDLRRWMGRGRIVMPEITQDHLGAAQSVRVRYGALDLDLADAVNVALAADYDTDAILTLDRRDFRAVRPLGRHKAFRVLPDDLPL; translated from the coding sequence GTGATCATCGTTATTGCGGACACGTCTGGCCTCCTGGCCGCTCTCGACTTGGCGCACGCGGAACACGGAGCGGCGAACGAGGCGATCATGGCGGCCGGTCTCCTGGTGATGTCCCCGCTCCTGCTGGCGGAACTCGATCACGTGGCCACGCGAGAGTTGGGGCGTGCGGCCGCCGTCAGTGCGATCGATGACCTGCGGCGGTGGATGGGCCGGGGTCGGATCGTCATGCCCGAGATCACGCAAGACCACTTGGGCGCCGCGCAGTCCGTCCGAGTCCGCTACGGCGCGCTCGACCTGGACCTCGCCGACGCGGTGAACGTGGCGCTCGCCGCCGACTACGACACCGACGCGATCCTCACCCTTGACCGGCGGGACTTCCGGGCCGTACGGCCGTTGGGCCGCCACAAGGCGTTCCGGGTACTACCCGACGACCTCCCGCTCTGA
- the dcd gene encoding dCTP deaminase, translating into MLLSDKDIRAEIDAGRVRIDPYDESMVQPSSVDVRLDRYFRVFENHRYPHIDPSIEQADLTRLVEPEGDEPFILHPGEFVLASTYEVITLPDDLASRLEGKSSLGRLGLVTHSTAGFIDPGFSGHVTLELSNLATLPIKLWPGMKIGQLCLFQLSSSAEFPYGSDRYGSRYQGQRGPTASRSFLNFHRTQV; encoded by the coding sequence GTGCTTCTCTCTGACAAGGACATCCGGGCCGAGATCGACGCCGGGCGCGTACGGATCGATCCCTATGACGAATCCATGGTGCAGCCGTCGAGCGTCGACGTGCGGCTCGACCGCTACTTCCGGGTGTTCGAGAACCACCGGTACCCCCACATCGATCCGTCCATCGAGCAGGCGGATCTCACTCGGCTCGTCGAGCCCGAGGGCGACGAGCCGTTCATCCTGCATCCCGGGGAGTTCGTCCTCGCGTCGACGTACGAGGTCATCACGCTTCCCGACGATCTGGCGTCCCGGCTCGAAGGCAAGAGTTCGCTCGGGCGGCTCGGGCTCGTCACGCACTCCACCGCCGGGTTCATCGACCCCGGCTTCTCCGGACACGTGACCCTTGAGCTGTCCAACCTCGCGACCCTCCCCATCAAGCTCTGGCCGGGCATGAAGATCGGGCAGCTGTGCTTGTTCCAGCTCAGCTCGTCGGCCGAGTTCCCGTACGGCAGCGACCGGTACGGGTCCCGCTACCAGGGGCAGCGCGGACCGACCGCCTCACGCTCCTTCCTCAACTTCCATCGGACCCAGGTGTGA
- a CDS encoding phosphoribosyltransferase has product MSDVRENLTYERFGLAVRELAQTIADDGYEPDIVLCIARGGVFVAGGLAYALDCKNIHLVNVEFYTGVGTTLDMPVMLAPVPNAIDFSDKKVLITDDVADTGKTLKLVYDFCVDAVAEVRSAVIYEKSQSLVKCEYVWKRTDEWINFPWSVEPPVVRRAGQVLDA; this is encoded by the coding sequence ATGAGCGACGTGCGCGAGAACCTCACCTACGAGCGCTTCGGCCTCGCCGTCCGCGAGCTCGCCCAGACCATCGCCGACGACGGGTACGAGCCGGACATCGTGCTCTGCATCGCCCGCGGCGGTGTCTTCGTCGCCGGCGGGCTCGCCTACGCCCTCGACTGCAAGAACATCCACCTCGTGAACGTGGAGTTCTACACGGGGGTGGGCACCACGTTGGACATGCCGGTCATGCTCGCGCCCGTCCCCAACGCCATCGACTTCTCCGACAAGAAGGTCCTGATCACGGACGACGTCGCCGACACCGGCAAGACGTTGAAGCTCGTGTACGACTTCTGCGTCGACGCCGTAGCCGAGGTGCGGTCCGCCGTCATCTACGAGAAGTCGCAGTCGCTCGTGAAGTGCGAGTACGTGTGGAAGCGCACGGATGAGTGGATCAACTTTCCGTGGAGTGTTGAGCCGCCCGTGGTGAGGAGGGCCGGGCAGGTCCTCGACGCGTAG
- a CDS encoding DMT family protein, with amino-acid sequence MVVSSPVVLALALSLVSAFCYAAAAVVQERTAAGTADLRGTLARGSWWGAVGLNASGALLHVVALRYGPLTLVQPLGALTLVVAVPLGSLVARRRTSAVQWRGMGLTLLGLTALLAATAAGNAPDDTLGIGEVLAVALVAFVVIAVLVRLASGGSGGSALGGLAFAAASGIASGVGSTLAQKLAIGPTLSWSVAVVAVLTVAFASGGLLLSQKAYRSGLGGPLALLTLVNPVAASVIGISLLGEGFQYGTAGTLIALAGAVAAARGVVLLSRPQPRPPYDLPGGRPASASAPTHTLAPAPAPDLNPAPVPARFLRPRLPSAPRVRPVTVELTGTSRTV; translated from the coding sequence ATGGTCGTGAGCAGTCCGGTGGTTCTTGCCCTCGCGCTCTCCCTGGTCTCCGCGTTCTGTTACGCGGCGGCCGCCGTGGTTCAGGAGCGGACCGCGGCCGGTACGGCCGATCTGCGGGGCACGCTCGCCCGCGGCTCGTGGTGGGGGGCCGTCGGGCTCAATGCCTCCGGCGCGCTGCTGCATGTGGTCGCGCTGCGGTACGGGCCCCTGACCCTTGTGCAGCCGCTGGGTGCGCTGACCCTCGTGGTGGCGGTGCCCCTCGGCTCGCTGGTCGCCCGCCGCCGGACCTCGGCTGTCCAGTGGCGCGGCATGGGGCTGACCCTCCTCGGGCTGACCGCGTTGCTGGCCGCCACCGCGGCGGGCAACGCGCCCGACGACACCCTGGGGATCGGTGAAGTCCTTGCGGTCGCGCTCGTCGCCTTCGTCGTCATCGCGGTGCTCGTCCGCCTCGCCTCCGGTGGTTCCGGTGGTTCCGCCCTCGGCGGTCTCGCCTTCGCGGCGGCCTCCGGTATCGCCTCCGGGGTCGGGTCCACGCTGGCGCAGAAGCTCGCCATAGGGCCGACTTTGTCCTGGAGCGTGGCGGTGGTCGCGGTTCTCACCGTCGCGTTCGCCTCGGGCGGGCTGCTGCTCTCCCAGAAGGCGTACCGCAGTGGCCTCGGCGGACCGCTGGCCCTGCTGACCCTCGTCAACCCGGTCGCCGCGTCCGTCATCGGCATCAGTCTGCTCGGCGAGGGCTTCCAGTACGGCACGGCCGGCACCCTGATCGCCCTCGCCGGTGCCGTGGCGGCCGCCCGGGGCGTGGTCCTCCTCAGCCGTCCTCAGCCGCGACCGCCATACGACCTGCCCGGCGGCCGACCTGCCTCCGCCTCCGCCCCCACTCACACCCTCGCCCCTGCCCCTGCCCCCGATCTCAACCCCGCCCCCGTACCCGCCCGATTCCTCCGCCCCCGGCTCCCGTCCGCCCCGCGCGTACGCCCCGTCACCGTCGAGCTCACCGGCACGAGCCGGACCGTCTGA
- a CDS encoding sulfite oxidase → MDSRSGRQGQGHDGDGDGDGGRGEGGRSRGEGEGGNGRAGSARSLEDVSVPGRVAGPDEDISHEELALAARNHGLLLEALRHDVTPPGLHYVLVHYDIPYIPPAEAGTWTLTVGGRVRTPLVLDLSALYSLPPVTHRVTMECAGNGRARLTPRPVSQPWLVEAVGTADWTGVPLRTLLAEAGVESDAVEAVFTGADHGVERGVEQDYRRSLPLTDATAADPEVLVAYEMNGAPLPPQHGHPLRLVVPGWYGMAHVKWLRDITLTDTPFTGFQQTVAYRYRQAADEPGDPVTRIAPRALMVPPGFPDFMSRTRVVRPGPLRLEGRAWSGHAPVTKVQVSTDDGGSWQEAELDPADGRPGHAWSWRHWQAPWTATPGTHVLTARATDAAGNTQPVTQPWNRGGFGNNLVQRIPVLCPQVDGSSSTHSRPA, encoded by the coding sequence ATGGACAGCCGCAGCGGACGGCAGGGGCAGGGTCACGACGGCGACGGCGACGGCGACGGCGGCAGGGGCGAGGGCGGCCGCAGCAGGGGCGAGGGCGAGGGCGGCAACGGCCGCGCCGGTTCGGCCCGCTCACTGGAGGACGTCAGCGTGCCCGGGCGCGTGGCCGGACCCGACGAGGACATCAGCCACGAGGAACTGGCCCTCGCGGCCCGCAACCACGGCCTCCTCCTGGAGGCGCTGCGCCATGACGTGACCCCGCCCGGCCTGCACTACGTACTGGTCCACTACGACATCCCGTACATCCCGCCCGCCGAGGCCGGGACGTGGACCCTGACGGTGGGCGGAAGGGTCCGTACGCCCCTGGTCCTGGACCTGTCCGCGCTGTACTCCCTCCCGCCCGTCACCCACCGCGTGACCATGGAGTGCGCGGGCAACGGCCGGGCCCGCCTCACCCCACGCCCCGTGAGCCAGCCCTGGCTGGTCGAGGCGGTCGGCACGGCGGACTGGACCGGCGTACCCCTGCGGACGCTGCTCGCCGAGGCGGGAGTCGAGTCGGACGCCGTCGAGGCGGTCTTCACGGGCGCCGACCACGGCGTGGAACGCGGCGTCGAGCAGGACTACCGCCGCAGCCTCCCGCTGACGGACGCCACGGCCGCCGACCCGGAGGTCCTGGTGGCGTACGAGATGAACGGCGCCCCGCTGCCACCGCAGCACGGCCATCCGCTGCGTCTGGTGGTCCCCGGCTGGTACGGCATGGCGCATGTGAAGTGGCTGCGGGACATCACGCTGACCGACACCCCGTTCACGGGCTTCCAGCAGACGGTGGCGTACCGCTACCGCCAGGCCGCGGACGAGCCCGGCGACCCGGTGACCCGTATCGCCCCGCGCGCGCTGATGGTCCCGCCCGGCTTCCCGGACTTCATGTCCCGCACGAGGGTCGTACGCCCCGGTCCACTGCGGCTGGAGGGCCGCGCCTGGTCGGGCCACGCCCCGGTGACGAAGGTCCAGGTCAGCACGGACGACGGCGGCTCCTGGCAGGAGGCGGAACTCGACCCGGCGGACGGCCGCCCGGGCCACGCCTGGTCCTGGCGCCACTGGCAGGCACCCTGGACGGCGACCCCCGGCACCCACGTCCTGACGGCCCGGGCCACGGACGCCGCGGGCAACACCCAGCCGGTCACGCAGCCCTGGAACCGGGGAGGCTTCGGAAACAACCTGGTGCAACGGATTCCCGTGCTGTGCCCGCAGGTTGACGGGTCGTCATCCACACACTCCCGCCCGGCGTGA